CCCTTGCCCAGCAAGGGGGTTGGCATAGCCTCGCGTGGCCAGGCCCTTTTCCCTGATCTCCCGGATACTCCGAGAGGGGAAAAGGGCCTGGTACTTGAGTCGCACGTGATAGGTCATGGGCTCCCCCGTTTGGCACTTATGGGAGGACGCCTAGATATATTTCAACGCTTTGTCAAAGCGGGAATCAAAGCGTCGCAACTATTGCAGGTGCTGTCAAAGTGAAAAATCGATTCTAAAATCAAAATTGAAATCAGGAAAGTCGTCAATTTCTGTCTAAAGCGGCAGATAGAGGAAGTGAAGCTGCTGCTCATTTTCTTGAAgaagtttaattaattgtccTGATTGGCAGAGCGATTTGTATTGACTGCATGACTGCGTCTTTATCAGATAAATATTATACAGGTCTCTGAAGAACCTTTGAAATGGACTTCTCCTCAGGAATGCCACTGAGCGTCTTCTGTTTCGTAGAGATATGTATGCGTTTAGGAAAGAGACGATCTGCTGCaggaaatcgattttcttaATCGCAAGCTGGCAGAGCGAGAGGgttcttttccttctgaGAAAGAAGATGAGTTAGCAGTGGAAGAAAGTCTCAGTGCCGGTACCGAAGTGAAAACTTTTTGTTATCTTAGCGAGTTGCAGTAAAACGAATTTTATGAAGGAGAAGGGCGGCAACAGTTCAAAGATCTTTCTCTGGCTTTGTCTAGAAAGGAAGAGGTATTGAGTCGCTTGCGGGATGCGGCAAGGGAAATGAAAGCAAACTACGAGGCCAAAGAAGCTGCTGATAAATCAATTATCAGTGCGCACACCTAACATATGTGCTGTATCAAGTATTGCCAATTTTTGTAGCGAGATTAGAAAGCGAAGCACAAGAAAGAAACAGGATGCTCGAGGCTCAAGCTTGCGAAATCGGTAGGCGATTCGGTGCGGGGTTTTTGTATTTCTTAAATAACGGTTGCCTGTTTGTAAAGCACAACTGAAGGCTTTTGCTGACAACAAGGAAGTTGAAATCGAGAGGGCACTAGAAGAAACTGATGCTTTGAAACAAGAAAATGGTAAATATTGTTTGATTTAGAAGTTTTACGTGAAACGCCTTATTttagcagaaaaaaatgattttctGGAAAGAAAATTGACTGCAGCTGAAACTGATAAGAGTAATGCCAACTTTAGTTCAGACTTGCAAACTTGggcgtttttttcaaattctgTAGTGCAACTTAGAGCTACtgctaagaaaaaagatctTCAGATCGAAAACACAGTTAAAGTAAACTTAGCAATGAGACTTGAACACGGTAGGAATATTTGCAGAGATGTTAACGTTTTTTAAGCCTTTTTGTGTTTTCAGAAAGAAACGTCCATTTTTACCAGGAAAGATTCGCTGAAGCGCAGATGGAGCGCAGTGAGAGCATCCTGATTCTTTCTGCTTTTACCCCTAATTGGATTTCTAatctaatttaattttagcTCTTCTGAAAACCGCACTTGAAGAAGCAAATCTCCATATTGAGAGCGccaaaagggagaaagatGCTCTTAGTCTCGAACACGGTATGAAGCAATAATTTTGCACCAGTATTGTTTGAACTGTACATGTAGCCAATTTAAATGACCTCTTCCAAGAAACACAGGCGGAGTTGAGGGCTGTCATTGGGGAAATAGCCGAAAAAGAGAATCAACTTAGAAAAGCCAAAGCAcaggaagaatttcttcacatTCCAGTTGGAGACGTCAGAATGACGGACCTCAAACTCGGAGAAGGTGGCTATGGAGGTGTTAGTCAATAGAAATGTATCTGAACTAACCGGAATAATATTATCGCGTTTAGAAGTAAGAGTGGGCTACTGGCGTGGCTGCCCTGTAGCTGTCAAAATGTTCTACGAGTTTCTTAACACCGACTATCACCTTCGACTCTTTCAGCAAGAAATTGCCGTCTGCGTTCGCGCTCGCCatcccaacgtcgtcttcctaTGCGGCGTAACGACGGAGAATGGTGTTCCGTTCCGAATCATCACCGAACTTCTTGAAGGATCGCTATCTGAAGTCATCAGGGCCTCACTTCGTTCAGAATGGCCGCTTTCGTTGCGCGAGAAAATAGACCTAGCGTTGGGAACGACGGCCGGAATCACGTATCTTCATCAGCTCGGGCCCGATGGTGTTCTCCACGGTGACATCCGCCCTTCCAACGTCGTCATAACGTCGTTGATGGAAGCCAAAGTGTGCGATTTGGGGGCCGCTCGCTTAGCCGAGATGTCTCTCTCCGCCGGACCGTTAAGTCCCCAATATTTGGCTCCGGAGCGAACGCCAGATAAGTTTTCCGGCGCAGCGCATAATACAAAGATGGCGGACGTTTGTAGTCTAGGAGTTACCCTTGTTGAATTGATGACTGGGGAACTTCCTGTTGCCAGTCATCGGTTCGAACAAGCTGCTGAAGTCGGTCATCTGGCGGTGAAGAAAATGTGTCGCGATATGATTTGCTTTGATCCGAGCGCAAGGCCGACTTCCGCCGAATGTTTGGCTCAATTGGAACGAGTTCAAGAGTCAGATGAATATGATCGGTGCTATCCGAAAAGATTGGTAAAAGGTAGACTGTATGGAAGAGATCAGGTAACTTTGGTATTTCATCTGTCACCGCAACGTCGCTCAGTAAAAAGTTACCTTGTCGAGACTCTCCTATAaga
The genomic region above belongs to Oscarella lobularis chromosome 12, ooOscLobu1.1, whole genome shotgun sequence and contains:
- the LOC136193813 gene encoding probable serine/threonine-protein kinase DDB_G0281745 — encoded protein: MQLRATAKKKDLQIENTVKVNLAMRLEHERNVHFYQERFAEAQMERTLLKTALEEANLHIESAKREKDALSLEHANLNDLFQETQAELRAVIGEIAEKENQLRKAKAQEEFLHIPVGDVRMTDLKLGEGGYGEVRVGYWRGCPVAVKMFYEFLNTDYHLRLFQQEIAVCVRARHPNVVFLCGVTTENGVPFRIITELLEGSLSEVIRASLRSEWPLSLREKIDLALGTTAGITYLHQLGPDGVLHGDIRPSNVVITSLMEAKVCDLGAARLAEMSLSAGPLSPQYLAPERTPDKFSGAAHNTKMADVCSLGVTLVELMTGELPVASHRFEQAAEVGHLAVKKMCRDMICFDPSARPTSAECLAQLERVQESDEYDRCYPKRLVKGRLYGRDQVTLVFHLSPQRRSVKSYLVETLL